In Thunnus thynnus chromosome 4, fThuThy2.1, whole genome shotgun sequence, the DNA window caaaaaaaagaattacCAGTATTTTGTACAACTTCTCAATGCAACCCGAATCAATATGTAGCTTTTACCTTCACAAGGTAGAGGCGCTAATTTAACGGCACAACATACACCCTGATGAAAGACTTTGAGAAATGTCAGGGGTGTTTGTGATTCCTCCTGTGTCCAGGGCAggaaatacaattttaaatcaAAGCGGTTGTGACTTTTGTAGGACCCAATTCCAGTGTTTGATGAACAAAATATGGTGGTCAAAGCTGTAGAGGCTGACTGAGGTCATCAGACTCAGttcaaaagttgaaccaggctcCACTTTTGCCATCTGGCAACACACTTTGAGGTGTGATTTTACATCTCCGTACAGGTGATAATATTCTATAGTTGTGAGGTAAAATAGTAGAATTAACCCTAACGGTAAAACATATTTCATCTCAAAGAATTTATAGTTAGGGTTACACAGTCATGGCACATTCATGACAGTCATGACAGACTGGGACCACATGTGTTTGGACTGGGTTACaatttctcattaaaaaaaaaaaaaaagatttgaaaacaaaactgtaataaTTGCAATAGCCCGGCCATCATACCCTCGTTATTTCTCTGTGAACATACAGCAGAGCCACACAAATACCAGAACCAGATTACACCAAGGCTTTATCCTCTGCGTGTCCATGACTTCAACTGAATAGTTGTCAGGACATGAGAAAGAGCGTTTTCAGAGCAGCTGTGTCAGGCATGCTGAGGTTTTCAAAGAATTACCTTTGTTGCAAATGCCGCAGTAGTTATGGGTTCCTTCACTGTGTTTCTTGAGGTGGTCTGTCATGTAGGCAGCTCGCAGGAACTTGCCACACACTTTGCAGGGGATTTTGTCCTCGTGGCATGCGAGGTGTGACCGGAGGCGATCTCGTGTAGCAAAAGAGGCATTACAAATCTGAAACAGAGAAATCAACATGTCAGCATGCTTCTCTCATATTATGGTTTAAAACCATCAAACTATTCAGTCTGATAGTTGGATCCTAAATGTCACCTGGCACTTGTGGGGTCTCTCcgttgtgtgaacttgtttgatATGTCCATTCAGATGGTCCGGtctggaaagaaaaagaggaaaatatgaCCAATTACTATTATAGTTCCACACATACGAAGGTGCTTTTTCTTACCATAAACATTCCTCATTTAAATTGCATGGAAATCTGAGCAAATAAATGCACTATGAGGACTGGGAAACAATATATAGCCTATGTACAACTGTGATACAAAAGAGTTCATGTTGGTAGTGTAGGAATGAATATAGCCTCAGGAATCAAGAGGACTGCACTCCAATTAAATGTTGTATACATGCACGATGTTTAAAGTGGACACCCTCAACGTGCAAATTGGCAACAGTGTTACAACCTATGGTTACAACCAAACGCAGCTTTAAGACATAACCAAGCGCAATAATTGACTGAGGACACCGGTTGCGCTGCTGCACCCACTTAAAAATCCAATTTATTTTGGTAATGTGAATATAATATAGCTACAGTACACATGTTGGAAAGATGTTTGGGGTTTCATTTGTAACAATCGCAAATCTGTCTTGGCGTTCAAATGCAAAGATTTAGATTTTTGTTATTCACAAGCATCATACGAGCGAGGAAGATAAAGATCTACAATTTTTAATCAGCCCAACTATTCTTCGTGGTAAATATTTTCTACAGAAATGCAAGTTTGAAAAGGCAAAACatcctttatatatttttgtaactATATGAGTAAAGACTGTTTCCTCATCACAAAAGCTCTGATTACACACAGTATAACTGTCAGCATGATAGCATCTTTATTCGTGCAGTTAGTCTATTTCATCATctaatgtatttattgatttttgtatttattgctgCGCTATTAAACTTTCTGTTCTAACCaatgtttactgtatgttgtttaGCTCCTTACCATCGATcaataaatcagatttaaacaaaccttattattatcaatatcaCAAAAGCAAGTCAATGAGAAATTTTAGGGCTGTGATAATAAATCCAAAAACAATCTTTCTTGACTCCACCGGTGCAAATCACCACATATTTGGTGACAACCTTGTCACAGTTTTCAACCCTCACCAAAttcctggatttttttttatttttagagtaTGACTACTTGTGCCTACTTTCCATTTATCATCTGTCATGCATTATAACCTCCAAAGCAGTAGGGGGTGACAGTGGGTTTGCAGCAGGGCCTGACAACACTGAGCCTGGGAAAGTGGTTTTTATTGTTGCGGCCAAATTACACTGATGACATGACAGTCTGCAACGGTTCTACATCAGTGTTACAGAAACTGAAACGCTTTACTGCTGCATTTTACACTAAATGTCATTATGAGAGTTTTGACGGAGCTCATAGAGAGAGGCCCTCTTATAATGAGCTTCAGGATTTTAACCCTCAGACTAGATCCTTTATACAGGCTGATGGTTgggagactgtgtgtgttgtgtgtctgcattTCATGATCTGGTTTCTTCATTTCTGTGCAGGAGCAGCAGGGCAGACATTAACTGCTTCTACTGGTGTTTCCTTTGTTAGAAAACTGTGGCCTcacagttttgtgtttgtgaatacCTGCAGCTAACACCATTCAGGTTCTGTATCTAATATGCGCCACAGCTGCACCTCTAATCACAACAAAAAGCAACACTACACAGTGTGCTGGGTGTCTTCTTGGATCGTTGGGGGATTTAGGGATGCAAAGCTTTGACAAGTCACAGCATTGTTCGTGCACCActccaaaacaacaaatacacactgacagTTTGAAGTCAACTCACCTAGAAAAACCTTTCCCACAGCTTTGGCACACGTAAGGTTTGCCGACCGAGCCGTCATGGGACCGCACATGGTATGACATTCTGTCCTTGCGTTTGAACCGGAGACCGCACACATGGCACGCGTACGGCTTCTCCCCGGAGTGGGAGAGCTTGTGTCGATTCAGGTGGTAAACGTCGCGGAAAACTTTCCCGCAAATGTCACAGCCGACGTGCCGCCTGGTCCTCTCCCGCTTGCGGCCGTTGTCCAGCGTCAGCCCCCCGTGCAACTGCACGCCGTTCTCCGCCAGACCAGGCTGAGACAGCAGACTGATGCCGCCCGGTGTTGACAGGCTGTCACCGACGTTGTTTACACCGCCGGTCGAGGCTCCGTGTTGCGCCTCGTGGTTCTTCAAGCGGGAAGCCTCTGTGAAAGCTTTCCCGCAGGTCCCGCACGGAAACAGCCCATTGTCTTTGCTGTGGTTTAAGTGCACAGCCTCCACTACTCCACCAGCTTTCTTTGGTCTCCCCCTGCTTTTCTTCGACCCCGGGGAGCCAGCGTCGTGATGAAACGTGTTCCCCGTTATTTCCGCTGATGGGGACACGGACAGTCCTTCGACAGGCTGTAAGATTGGCACCGAGGACTCGCCGCCATCCTCTAATAACACGGCGGCGGCGGTGGCCGCTTCACTCCCATCCACATGCATCTGTGCATTGCTGGCAAAGCTTTGACCGTTCACTAGCATTCCCGATCCGTTCACCAAATCCTGCTGAGCCACCGGGAAACCCAGCTCCGTGGCCCCCGTGGCCTGGAAAAGGCTGGCGTCTCCTCCCCGGGTGGTCGGGACGAGGATTTGTACGTTGGACTGTTTGATTACCTCCTGACATATCTCGATGACTGACCGCATCAGCAGAAACTTGGCAGCTGTCATCAACTCTGGGAAGCACTCCAGTCGCACCACAATCCTGGAGGTATAGGCGAAGTCCAGGATGTCTTTAAAAACTTTCGGGCTGATCGTATGCATCTCCAGCTCCTTGGCGTCGCCCTCCGACGACTGGCGGCTGAAGACCGACTCAAAGTACTCGCTGCACGCCGCTAACACAGCCTTGTGGGCAGGGAAGCTCTCCTCGCCGACGCGTAGGATCACATCGCAGAACCTGCCACCATCTTTCCTCTGCATGTTGAGGTTGTGTAGCATCTCCGCACTGTGCTTGCTCACCTGGTAGGTGTACGAAGAAGTCCAAGACGGCTCCGCTACTTTCTCCATGCCGAATTCATCCAATAACAGCGGTTGTTAGCGTCAACGGTCGGAGAAATGACGGATTGTGTGCGCGCGTGTCTGTGTGCGTGACGATTTCGATCAGTTGACACCAGCTAGCTACAAAAAATCCGAAACCAACCGCCGCTCCCCGTCGTTTTAGCATCTACCGTTAAACGttagcagtagcagcagcagcagcagggaaaAATGGCAGCCCCCCAGCTTCCTGTGAACTTTGACCGTGGTTTCTTGAAGGGTGGGGGTCGCtcttgttttgtgaaatgagcCTGTGTGCTTTGATaatgaatgtgtcatttttttgttaaacgTTTCTCTCACCGTAACGACGGTCGCTTTCAAGAGTAGTACCCACCACCTGAGGGGTCtttcttgccttttttttgCCTAAATGTTAACGCAGGTCTCTTCCTGCCCTGCTGggtgttttgtaaaaaaaaaaaaaaaaaggaacccCTCCCCCAACCAACCACAAACCCGAAAAACCCCCTTTTCCTTTCTGCAAGCGCCGCCTGTCAGCCCGTTCACCACACATGTAAACGACCGTAGTGTATAAGTCACTTCGGGTTAAATGTGGTTTGACAGGTACCCACGAATAAACGAAATCAAACGACAGCTGACGCTTACTGTGTGCTATAATACCcgattttactttaaataacaACTTATGTTATCTGTAGACATCATTTAACGGCTGATAATCATTTTGAGGAGAAGGGACAACAATGTGTGGTATTTCTGAACATGATCCAgagtgaaaaaatatattataatcaCTTTAGATGTGGAAGTGACCACTTATTTTACCCCACTCTAATGCACATGAGGAAGCAGAATATTAGAAATCCTTTTTAGCATAATACGACCCATTACGCTTTCACAACGGTCTTGAAAATAACTATAGTACTCAAGAAATACTCTTCATCACAAGCTTCACtaatatatgatttatttcagcCAGACTGCATTGTATTGGACTAGGGCCTGGTCCAACTGGAAATTAGAGGAAGATGCCAATTTGTAAGTTTTAAAAATCCAATGATATAACAATAAGGATCCTTCTAAATTTAGTTATTTGAGAATTGTGATAGATATGCATTTTACAAACGTAACTggtaattgaaaaaatataatagAGTTTCCAAAAGGACCTCAAACATACCTTTGACATTTCTGCACTGACTTCTTGTCACTTACTGAGCCACATACAGTATCGGTCCAACCCTTTAATCTTCTAGCTCAACACTGGACTGTAGACTTGTAAAGAAGAAACAGGTAATTCAGCAGAACCAGATGTGCCAAGGATTCCTACATATGtgcagggatttttttttttttttaaacaaacattttggctGAGAGTAGAAAGAACCTGCAAGACATACTTTGTTCCTAGTAAGTCAGCCAACATTGAGTAGAAAATAGACTCATTTGAAGTGCTTTGGATTTCAGTTTTACACTCAGTGGCCACTTTGTTAGGTAAACCTGTACAGAACAATCTAATCCAaaagacagcagctgtgtcTTAAATTCTACCTGTATGAAGCTTATAATTGATggtttttgttgacactgtccATGGTTTTAATTCAGTATCTATTACTGAGGCTGTAGGTAGTGGTGTTGTACTGGACTGAAAAGGTGTTTCTAATACTCTATTCTCTTCATGCGTGTAAATACGGTTGGAAAACCCCTCGGTATTACAGTGTATATAAAGTCCAGTGCAGCACCACCACCAAAGTATGACGTCAATAAGTAACACCTCTCAAAATAGCTTATAAAGTTTTAGATTGTACATGTGTAACTAATTCAGTGGCCAATATTCAGTCAGGCTATTATGATCAATGTAGCAATACATACACTcgctgagcactttattaggaacacctgtgcaatctaatgcaatccaatacaacaagTGTAAAATTCATAAAAGAATTTACAGCAGAGCTGctgtactggattgcattagattgcacaggtgttcctaataaagtgctttgagtagataaataatacaaaaccatttaaaacaaaataaacaaacttttaCTCAAGAGtttattattctatttgtgCTTATTTATAACTTAACGCACATAAACTGAATCCCCACCACcctcaaggaaaaaaaaaaaaaaaggaaaaaaaacaatacaatatgaGCAGAGATGCTCCCTGGTGACAGTAtggatggtgggaggaaacagTTTAAAggaagggggggaaaaaaaggggaggaaaaaaaacgaTGAAAAAAGGCACAACCAGCAGTCGCTGCATCCCCTGGAGTGGTCTTGAAATGCTCCAGCCTGTCACTTCTACATAAACGGGCCACCAGTCATGCCAAAAAGAAGGATAGAGTATACACTGAAGTGACTCATCAATCCATCATTTTTCACAATCGGTAGCCCTTTTTCAGTGCAGTTCAGGGGGGAAATTAAAGGTGACAAGACAAAGGAATGCTACCAGCTCTCGGTGACTTTTCTCTCTCGCAGTTTTCATTC includes these proteins:
- the patz1 gene encoding POZ (BTB) and AT hook-containing zinc finger 1 isoform X1; amino-acid sequence: MEKVAEPSWTSSYTYQVSKHSAEMLHNLNMQRKDGGRFCDVILRVGEESFPAHKAVLAACSEYFESVFSRQSSEGDAKELEMHTISPKVFKDILDFAYTSRIVVRLECFPELMTAAKFLLMRSVIEICQEVIKQSNVQILVPTTRGGDASLFQATGATELGFPVAQQDLVNGSGMLVNGQSFASNAQMHVDGSEAATAAAVLLEDGGESSVPILQPVEGLSVSPSAEITGNTFHHDAGSPGSKKSRGRPKKAGGVVEAVHLNHSKDNGLFPCGTCGKAFTEASRLKNHEAQHGASTGGVNNVGDSLSTPGGISLLSQPGLAENGVQLHGGLTLDNGRKRERTRRHVGCDICGKVFRDVYHLNRHKLSHSGEKPYACHVCGLRFKRKDRMSYHVRSHDGSVGKPYVCQSCGKGFSRPDHLNGHIKQVHTTERPHKCQICNASFATRDRLRSHLACHEDKIPCKVCGKFLRAAYMTDHLKKHSEGTHNYCGICNKDLCASRQLLLTSPEAEGRFHGLSGHPVLPQPGPPASGLQPELLIGKPGGAPYFWECRSGGVPGFPVHGPVADGQENTGKCPHLESEESDPSFGELSNGDELKSPHKPDGPDLEMPSLACNGASAGALGSPEGSKAKTDPEKKFTCGICGQAFRTKSYLNKHQHRVHKAQKAQGGSGSGLSELAPSLTSPFSPQQNMSLLESFGFQIVQSAFASSLVDAEAGQSGIDFGGK
- the patz1 gene encoding POZ (BTB) and AT hook-containing zinc finger 1 isoform X3, whose amino-acid sequence is MEKVAEPSWTSSYTYQVSKHSAEMLHNLNMQRKDGGRFCDVILRVGEESFPAHKAVLAACSEYFESVFSRQSSEGDAKELEMHTISPKVFKDILDFAYTSRIVVRLECFPELMTAAKFLLMRSVIEICQEVIKQSNVQILVPTTRGGDASLFQATGATELGFPVAQQDLVNGSGMLVNGQSFASNAQMHVDGSEAATAAAVLLEDGGESSVPILQPVEGLSVSPSAEITGNTFHHDAGSPGSKKSRGRPKKAGGVVEAVHLNHSKDNGLFPCGTCGKAFTEASRLKNHEAQHGASTGGVNNVGDSLSTPGGISLLSQPGLAENGVQLHGGLTLDNGRKRERTRRHVGCDICGKVFRDVYHLNRHKLSHSGEKPYACHVCGLRFKRKDRMSYHVRSHDGSVGKPYVCQSCGKGFSRPDHLNGHIKQVHTTERPHKCQICNASFATRDRLRSHLACHEDKIPCKVCGKFLRAAYMTDHLKKHSEGTHNYCGICNKDGQENTGKCPHLESEESDPSFGELSNGDELKSPHKPDGPDLEMPSLACNGASAGALGSPEGSKAKTDPEKKFTCGICGQAFRTKSYLNKHQHRVHKAQKAQGGSGSGLSELAPSLTSPFSPQQNMSLLESFGFQIVQSAFASSLVDAEAGQSGIDFGGK
- the patz1 gene encoding POZ (BTB) and AT hook-containing zinc finger 1 isoform X2; the protein is MEKVAEPSWTSSYTYQVSKHSAEMLHNLNMQRKDGGRFCDVILRVGEESFPAHKAVLAACSEYFESVFSRQSSEGDAKELEMHTISPKVFKDILDFAYTSRIVVRLECFPELMTAAKFLLMRSVIEICQEVIKQSNVQILVPTTRGGDASLFQATGATELGFPVAQQDLVNGSGMLVNGQSFASNAQMHVDGSEAATAAAVLLEDGGESSVPILQPVEGLSVSPSAEITGNTFHHDAGSPGSKKSRGRPKKAGGVVEAVHLNHSKDNGLFPCGTCGKAFTEASRLKNHEAQHGASTGGVNNVGDSLSTPGGISLLSQPGLAENGVQLHGGLTLDNGRKRERTRRHVGCDICGKVFRDVYHLNRHKLSHSGEKPYACHVCGLRFKRKDRMSYHVRSHDGSVGKPYVCQSCGKGFSRPDHLNGHIKQVHTTERPHKCQICNASFATRDRLRSHLACHEDKIPCKVCGKFLRAAYMTDHLKKHSEGTHNYCGICNKGFSTASYLKVHIKTHHGSPLPPSATLHTFPEPRGELQMHNGTPYHMGRQCSVEDGQENTGKCPHLESEESDPSFGELSNGDELKSPHKPDGPDLEMPSLACNGASAGALGSPEGSKAKTDPEKKFTCGICGQAFRTKSYLNKHQHRVHKAQKAQGGSGSGLSELAPSLTSPFSPQQNMSLLESFGFQIVQSAFASSLVDAEAGQSGIDFGGK
- the patz1 gene encoding POZ (BTB) and AT hook-containing zinc finger 1 isoform X4, with the translated sequence MEKVAEPSWTSSYTYQVSKHSAEMLHNLNMQRKDGGRFCDVILRVGEESFPAHKAVLAACSEYFESVFSRQSSEGDAKELEMHTISPKVFKDILDFAYTSRIVVRLECFPELMTAAKFLLMRSVIEICQEVIKQSNVQILVPTTRGGDASLFQATGATELGFPVAQQDLVNGSGMLVNGQSFASNAQMHVDGSEAATAAAVLLEDGGESSVPILQPVEGLSVSPSAEITGNTFHHDAGSPGSKKSRGRPKKAGGVVEAVHLNHSKDNGLFPCGTCGKAFTEASRLKNHEAQHGASTGGVNNVGDSLSTPGGISLLSQPGLAENGVQLHGGLTLDNGRKRERTRRHVGCDICGKVFRDVYHLNRHKLSHSGEKPYACHVCGLRFKRKDRMSYHVRSHDGSVGKPYVCQSCGKGFSRPDHLNGHIKQVHTTERPHKCQICNASFATRDRLRSHLACHEDKIPCKVCGKFLRAAYMTDHLKKHSEGTHNYCGICNKGFSTASYLKVHIKTHHGSPLPPSATLHTFPEPRGELQMHNGTPYHMGRQCSVEDLCASRQLLLTSPEAEGRFHGLSGHPVLPQPGPPASGLQPELLIGKPGGAPYFWECRSGGVPGFPVHGPVADGQENTGKCPHLESEESDPSFGELSNGDELKSPHKPDGPDLEMPSLACNGASAGALGSPEGSKAKTDPEKKFTCGICGQAFRTKSYLNKHQHRVHKAQKAQGGSGSGLSELAPSLTSPFSPQQNMSLLESFGFQIVQSAFASSLVDAEAGQSGIDFGGK